A single region of the Corallococcus caeni genome encodes:
- a CDS encoding ATP-grasp domain-containing protein yields the protein MPTPPAAKAILFGRNPHQPDPFDVEADAAEALGVDTYQADLSALLSGDAARALTGVPERGHLRLLYRGWMLTEEEYGELDEAVRALGHQLTTTPEQYAAAHYLPHWYPRLAGYTARSVWTEGPDAAEAWRAARKLGPPPWILKDHVKSAKERWTEACFVPAGATREDFERSCQNLLDERGDRFERGFVVRRYLPLKVYGRTPAGPAHLEFRLFFGRGRLLAAEPYHEFDVEVPDFSAFEPLGRRIPSPFFTLDVAMLEDGGWAVVEVNDGGVSGLPPGLDPRDLFAALLDPR from the coding sequence ATGCCCACTCCCCCTGCCGCGAAGGCGATCCTCTTCGGGCGCAACCCCCACCAGCCGGATCCGTTCGACGTGGAGGCCGACGCGGCCGAAGCGCTGGGCGTGGATACGTACCAGGCGGACCTCTCCGCCCTCCTGTCGGGCGACGCGGCCAGGGCGCTCACGGGGGTGCCGGAGCGGGGCCACCTCCGGCTGCTGTACCGGGGCTGGATGCTCACGGAGGAGGAGTACGGCGAGCTGGATGAAGCGGTGCGGGCCCTGGGGCACCAGCTGACGACGACGCCCGAACAGTACGCCGCCGCGCACTACCTGCCCCACTGGTACCCCCGGCTGGCCGGCTACACCGCGCGCTCGGTCTGGACGGAGGGGCCGGACGCGGCGGAGGCGTGGCGGGCGGCACGGAAGCTGGGACCGCCGCCGTGGATCCTCAAGGACCACGTGAAGTCCGCGAAGGAGCGCTGGACGGAGGCGTGCTTCGTGCCGGCGGGCGCCACGCGCGAGGACTTCGAGCGCAGCTGCCAGAACCTGCTCGACGAGCGCGGCGACCGCTTCGAGCGGGGCTTCGTGGTGCGCCGCTACCTGCCGCTCAAGGTCTACGGCCGGACGCCCGCGGGGCCCGCGCACCTGGAGTTCCGGCTGTTCTTCGGCCGGGGCCGGCTGCTCGCGGCGGAGCCGTACCACGAGTTCGACGTGGAGGTGCCGGACTTCTCCGCCTTCGAGCCGCTGGGCCGCCGCATCCCCTCCCCGTTCTTCACGCTGGACGTGGCGATGCTGGAGGACGGCGGCTGGGCGGTGGTGGAGGTGAACGACGGCGGCGTGTCCGGCCTGCCGCCCGGGTTGGATCCGCGCGACCTCTTCGCCGCGCTGCTCGACCCGCGCTAG
- a CDS encoding serine hydrolase domain-containing protein — MSNPSDLLHAELRPYLRGYPTASVCAAMTWRGALHVEGLRGKGTPPATDALFSLGALTEVFTAALLSVMAERGDVRLDEPLGNLIPLSLMSDEVARSITLEQLATHTSGLPHLPPNLDAAPRNPDDPFGQYSAALFGEFLRNYHPRRPPPHPSSESFLGMGVLGHALSRRMALNYGHLMRDVLCKPMGLLDTTARVTEELAPRLLQGHTARGKPVPPWTFPALPGGGALHSTVGDVMRFLETGLGRGERSFTKALFRMQAPRVKAGAFQRGLGWNVSQVRGKDVAWRSSVMGGYVGFMGLSVAADAAVVLLADHGWSLFAALRGRVPLEAQGLALMSRFLP; from the coding sequence ATGTCGAACCCTTCCGACCTCCTCCACGCGGAGCTGCGCCCCTACCTGCGTGGCTACCCGACGGCCTCCGTGTGCGCGGCGATGACGTGGCGGGGCGCGCTGCACGTCGAAGGCCTGCGCGGCAAGGGGACGCCTCCGGCCACGGACGCCCTCTTCTCCCTGGGGGCGCTCACGGAGGTCTTCACGGCGGCGCTGCTGTCGGTGATGGCGGAGCGCGGCGACGTGCGGCTCGACGAGCCCCTCGGGAACCTGATTCCCCTGTCGCTGATGAGCGACGAGGTCGCGCGGAGCATCACGCTGGAGCAGCTCGCGACGCACACCTCCGGGCTGCCGCACCTGCCGCCGAACCTGGACGCGGCCCCCCGCAACCCCGACGACCCGTTCGGCCAGTACTCCGCGGCCCTGTTCGGCGAGTTCCTGCGCAACTACCACCCCCGGCGGCCGCCGCCGCACCCGTCCTCCGAGTCCTTCCTGGGCATGGGGGTGCTCGGCCACGCGCTGTCCCGGCGCATGGCGCTGAACTACGGGCACCTGATGCGGGACGTGCTCTGCAAGCCCATGGGGCTGCTGGACACCACGGCGCGCGTCACGGAGGAACTGGCCCCGCGCCTGTTGCAGGGGCACACCGCGCGAGGCAAGCCCGTGCCGCCCTGGACCTTCCCGGCGCTGCCGGGTGGGGGTGCGCTGCACTCCACGGTGGGGGACGTGATGCGCTTCCTGGAGACCGGCCTGGGGCGGGGGGAGCGGTCCTTCACGAAGGCCCTGTTCCGGATGCAGGCGCCCCGGGTGAAGGCCGGGGCCTTCCAGCGCGGCCTGGGATGGAACGTGTCCCAGGTGCGCGGCAAGGACGTGGCGTGGCGCTCGTCGGTGATGGGCGGCTACGTGGGCTTCATGGGCCTGAGCGTCGCGGCGGACGCGGCCGTGGTGCTCCTGGCGGACCACGGCTGGTCGCTGTTCGCCGCGCTGCGGGGGCGCGTGCCCCTGGAGGCGCAGGGGCTCGCGCTGATGTCGCGGTTCCTGCCGTGA
- a CDS encoding GAF domain-containing sensor histidine kinase, whose product MKFLGELDEASLGRTQRCNRRLTDPNRLQAIRETRLMDTPREEAFDRLARLAAQLLNVPLTIMSLVDADRQFFKADFGLPSPFRETRTLPIDASLCRYTLEGDPIISSNAPADSFLKFHPSTGPWGIVALIVLPLINPDGHVLGTFCCIQPTVREWSSQDLAVMKELTASIMTEINLRDQIQKLKAEQNLRETFVAALTHDLRTPLTAAKMSAQLLGRRHADLPNVQTSVSRVTSSLDRAERMIQNLLDASRIKAGKRVGVELGECDLHTVVSQTLDELAAVYPERFVLKAQGAFKMRADPLGLRRIVENLASNAAKYGAPGTPIEVRLDRSGNQAMLQVRNEGNPIAVEELHTIFEPFHRTRSATESAQKGWGLGLPLVRGLAEAHGGKASVTSCAEDGTCFTVTLPLDPASQLLSA is encoded by the coding sequence ATGAAGTTCCTGGGTGAATTGGACGAGGCCTCTCTTGGGCGGACGCAGCGGTGCAACCGCCGCCTCACGGATCCGAACCGCTTGCAGGCCATCCGGGAAACCCGGCTGATGGACACGCCGCGGGAGGAGGCCTTTGATCGCCTCGCCCGTCTGGCGGCGCAGCTGCTCAACGTGCCGCTGACCATCATGTCCCTGGTGGACGCGGACCGGCAGTTCTTCAAGGCGGACTTCGGGTTGCCCTCGCCGTTCCGGGAGACCCGGACGCTGCCCATCGACGCGTCGCTGTGCCGCTACACGCTCGAGGGGGACCCCATCATCTCCTCGAACGCGCCGGCCGACTCGTTCCTGAAGTTCCATCCGTCGACCGGGCCCTGGGGCATCGTCGCGCTCATCGTGCTCCCGTTGATCAACCCGGACGGACACGTGCTGGGGACCTTCTGCTGCATCCAGCCCACGGTGCGCGAGTGGAGTTCGCAGGACCTGGCGGTGATGAAGGAGCTGACGGCCTCCATCATGACGGAGATCAACCTCCGCGATCAGATCCAGAAGCTCAAGGCGGAGCAGAACCTCCGGGAAACGTTCGTCGCGGCGCTCACCCACGACCTGCGCACGCCGCTGACGGCGGCGAAGATGAGCGCGCAGCTCCTGGGCAGGCGCCATGCGGACCTGCCCAACGTGCAGACCTCCGTGTCCCGGGTGACGTCGAGCCTGGACCGCGCGGAGCGGATGATCCAGAACCTGCTGGACGCCAGCCGCATCAAGGCCGGCAAGCGGGTGGGCGTGGAGCTGGGCGAGTGCGACCTCCACACGGTCGTGTCCCAGACGCTGGACGAGCTCGCGGCGGTCTATCCGGAGCGCTTCGTCCTGAAGGCGCAGGGCGCGTTCAAGATGCGGGCGGATCCACTCGGGCTGCGCCGCATCGTGGAGAACCTGGCCTCCAACGCGGCGAAGTACGGCGCGCCGGGCACCCCGATTGAGGTCCGGCTCGACCGGAGCGGGAACCAGGCGATGCTCCAGGTGCGCAACGAGGGCAACCCCATCGCCGTGGAAGAGCTGCACACCATCTTCGAGCCGTTCCACCGCACGCGCTCCGCCACGGAGAGCGCACAGAAAGGCTGGGGGCTGGGCCTGCCGCTGGTGAGGGGGCTCGCCGAGGCGCACGGGGGAAAGGCCTCCGTGACGAGCTGCGCCGAGGACGGGACATGCTTCACCGTCACCCTTCCGCTCGATCCAGCATCGCAGCTGCTGTCGGCCTGA
- a CDS encoding fibronectin type III domain-containing protein has protein sequence MHPPRSSSRAALAALLLLLPTLALAADRGAWAPGVAYAVGDIASYAGKGYDCRQAHTSLPGWEPPNVLALWLERTGTPPADTQAPTAPSGLTSPAKTYDSVSLSWSASSDNVGVTGYEVFVNNGASAFATSTTTSATVTGLAANTAYTFTVKARDAAGNRSAASAAFSTTTPTRPPSDTQAPTAPGSLRSTGVTASSVSLAFNASSDNVGVTGYEIFVNGGTSAAATSTTTSATVTGLAANTTYTFTAKARDAAGNRSSASNSVAVTTGNTAPAGSKVLVGYWHNFDNGSTNIRLRDVSSKFNVIQVAFAEPVTGAPSGTMGFTPYNATVAEFKADIATLKAQGRKVLISLGGANGTIHLDDAAAKQAFVTSMQGLINTYGFDGLDLDLEGASLSLNGGDTDFRNPTTPRIQNLIAGTRQLLNDNPGLLLTMAPETAYVQGGYAAYGGPWGAYLPVIHALRDRLTYLHVQHYNTGTVMALDGRAYAQGTPDFHVAMAEMLLQGFPVGGNASAVFPALRPEQVVIGLPSSPQAAGGGYTTTANVQKALDYLMKGQSFGGTYVLRQAGGYPGFKGLMTWSINWDAFTNFEFSNSHRAYLDTYQ, from the coding sequence TTGCATCCCCCTCGTTCCTCATCCCGCGCGGCCCTCGCCGCGCTCCTGCTGCTCCTTCCCACCCTGGCGCTGGCCGCGGACCGGGGGGCCTGGGCCCCGGGCGTCGCGTACGCCGTGGGCGACATCGCGTCGTATGCCGGCAAGGGCTACGACTGCCGGCAGGCCCACACGTCCCTGCCAGGCTGGGAGCCGCCCAACGTGCTCGCCCTGTGGCTGGAGCGCACCGGCACTCCGCCCGCGGACACCCAGGCCCCCACCGCCCCCTCCGGACTCACCTCTCCAGCCAAGACGTATGACAGCGTGTCGCTGAGCTGGAGCGCGTCCTCCGACAACGTCGGCGTCACCGGCTACGAGGTCTTCGTCAACAACGGCGCCTCCGCCTTCGCGACCTCCACCACGACCAGCGCCACCGTGACGGGGCTCGCCGCGAACACGGCCTACACGTTCACCGTGAAGGCTCGCGATGCCGCGGGCAACCGTTCGGCGGCGAGCGCCGCGTTCAGCACCACCACGCCCACGCGTCCCCCGTCCGATACCCAGGCCCCCACGGCGCCCGGCTCCCTGCGCTCCACCGGCGTGACGGCCTCCAGCGTGTCCCTGGCGTTCAACGCGTCCAGCGACAACGTGGGCGTCACCGGCTACGAAATCTTCGTCAACGGCGGCACCAGCGCCGCGGCCACCAGCACCACGACCAGCGCCACCGTGACGGGGCTCGCCGCCAACACCACGTATACGTTCACCGCGAAGGCGCGCGACGCGGCCGGCAACCGCTCCTCCGCGAGCAACAGCGTCGCCGTGACGACGGGCAACACCGCGCCGGCGGGCAGCAAGGTGCTGGTCGGCTACTGGCACAACTTCGACAACGGCTCCACGAACATCCGGCTGCGCGACGTGTCCTCGAAGTTCAACGTCATCCAGGTCGCCTTCGCGGAGCCGGTGACGGGCGCGCCGTCGGGCACCATGGGCTTCACGCCGTACAACGCCACCGTGGCGGAGTTCAAGGCGGACATCGCCACGCTCAAGGCGCAGGGCCGCAAGGTGCTCATCTCCCTGGGCGGCGCCAACGGCACCATCCATCTGGACGACGCGGCGGCGAAGCAGGCCTTCGTCACCAGCATGCAGGGGCTCATCAACACGTATGGCTTTGACGGGCTGGACCTGGATTTGGAGGGCGCGTCGCTTTCGCTCAACGGCGGGGACACCGACTTCCGCAATCCCACCACGCCGCGCATCCAGAACCTCATCGCCGGCACCCGGCAGCTGCTCAACGACAACCCGGGCCTCCTGCTCACCATGGCGCCGGAGACGGCCTACGTGCAGGGCGGCTACGCGGCCTACGGCGGCCCGTGGGGCGCCTACCTCCCCGTCATCCACGCGCTGCGCGACCGGCTCACGTACCTGCACGTGCAGCACTACAACACCGGCACCGTGATGGCGCTGGACGGCCGCGCCTACGCGCAGGGCACGCCGGACTTCCACGTGGCCATGGCGGAGATGCTGCTCCAGGGCTTCCCGGTGGGCGGCAACGCGAGCGCCGTCTTCCCCGCGCTCCGGCCGGAGCAGGTCGTCATTGGCCTGCCGTCCTCGCCGCAGGCCGCGGGCGGCGGCTACACGACGACCGCCAACGTGCAGAAGGCGCTGGATTACCTGATGAAGGGCCAGTCCTTCGGCGGCACCTACGTGCTGCGCCAGGCCGGCGGCTACCCCGGCTTCAAGGGGCTGATGACCTGGTCCATCAACTGGGACGCGTTCACGAACTTCGAGTTCTCCAACAGCCACCGCGCCTACCTGGACACCTATCAATAG